The region GCCATGGAGCTCGGTTGCGACGGCATCCTGATGAATACCGCCATCGCGGCGGCGCGCGAACCCATCCGCATGGCGCGCGCCATGAAACTGGCAGTGCAGGGCGGACGCGAGGCCTATCTGGCCGGACGCATGCCCCGGAGAGCAGGCGTCATGAGCGCCTCGCCCTCGTCGCCGATGGCCGGGCTGATCGCCTGAGCCAGATTTGTAGCAAGGCAGTTGATTATCGTTTCAAGCGTTTATAAAAACCACAATACCTGGAGATGACATGAAACACACACTCGTAGCGGCAGCCGTCCTGGCCACCTTCTTCGCAGGCAACGCCAGCGCCCAATCGTCCGTCACCGTGTACGGCTTGCTCGACGCGGGCCTGACGTCCGAACATGGCGGCGCGGACGGTTCCGTCACCAAGCTGGCCACCGGCGTGCAGTCGGGCAGCCGCATCGGCTTCAAGGGCACGGAAGACCTGGGCAACAATTTGAAAGCCAATTTCTTGCTGGAAAATGGCCTTGACGTGGATACGGGCGCCAACCGCCAGGGCGCCTTGTTCGGACGCAAGGCTTACGTGGGCCTGTCGGGCGGTTTCGGCGCCGTGAACCTGGGCTTGCAGCACAATCCGCTGTTCACCGCGCTGGACAATATCGATCCGTTCGAGACGGGCATGACGGGCGCCTCGATCAACCTGATGAGCGTGGCCAGCCTGCGCACGAAAAACTCCATCATGTACGAGACGCCGAAGGTAAACGGCTTGTCGGCCGCCGTGATGGTCGGCCTCGGCGAAAAGCCGGACAGCAACACCTTGGGCCGCACCATCGACTTTTCCATCGATTACGCCAACGGCCCGCTGGTGCTGACCCTGGCGCACGACAACCGCAAGGACACGCCGCTGAACACGGCCAAGGTCACCTTGCTGGGCGGCACCTACGACTTCGGCCCTGCCAAGCTGCACGCCGCGTATGAAACGGACAAGGACGATGCGGGCACGGATTTCCGCAGCTACATGCTGGGCGCCTCGGCCCCCGTGGGCGCGGCAGGCAGCGTGATGGCGTCCTACATCAAGAAGGATGACCGCACGAATGCGCGCCGCGGCGGGCGCCAGCTGGCCATCGGCTACACCTATGCCTTGTCCAAGCGCACGAATCTGTACACCTCGTACGGCCGTATCAACAACGATGGCGCGGGCAGCAATTTTGTGGGCGATGCATCGAGCGGCGGCAGCGTGCCCTTGCCTGGGCATAACTCGAGCGCCTTCACGGCCGGCATGCGTTTGAAGTTCTAAACACGGCGACGCGGGTAGAGATGGCGGCTTGTCTGTTGCGGATAAGCCGCCATTGCTGTTTCAGCAGCGGTGCACATGCATGGATTCCGGATTCAGGAATGAAACAGTCCGATTTTTCATGAATTTTCATTGACAGCGCATTTCGCAACCGTTAAATTGAACACGTATTTCAAATATCGGAACAAAATATACCGATTTTTCATAAAACCGTAAGGAGACTGAGCCATGACCGATTTGTCCGACCAAAAAGCCGCCGCCGCAGCGATACCTGTGGGCCCGCAAAAGATGACGCCTTCCGAAGCGTTCGTGGAAACCCTGGCCGCCAATGGCGTGACCGACATGTTCGGCATCATGGGCTCGGCCTTCATGGACCCGATGGACATTTTTGCCCCGGCCGGCATCCGTTTGATTCCCGTCGTGCACGAGCAGGGCGCTGGCCACATGGCCGACGGCTATGCCCGCGTCTCGGGCCGCCATGGCGTGGTCATCGGCCAGAACGGCCCCGGCATCAGCAATTGCGTCACGGCCATTGCCGCCGCCTACTGGGCGCATACCCCCGTCGTGATCATTACCCCTGAGACGGGCACGATGAGCATGGGCCTGGGCGGCTTCCAGGAAGCGAACCAGCTGCCGATGTTCGAAGAATTTACGAAGTACCAGGGCCACGTGACCAATCCCGCCCGCATGGCCGAATTCACGGGCCGTTGTTTTGACCGCGCCATGTCGGAAATGGGCCCGACGCAACTGAATATCCCGCGCGACTATTTCTATGGCGAAATCAAGGCCGAGATTCCAAAGCCGAACCGTCTGGACCGCGGCGCCGGCGGCGAGCAAAGCCTCAACGACGCGGCCGAATTGCTGGCCAAGGCCAAGTTCCCCGTGATCATCTCGGGCGGCGGCGTCGTCATGGGCGAAGCGATCGAGGAATGCAAGGCGCTGGCCGAGCGCCTCGGCGCACCCGTCGTCAATAGCTATCTGCATAACGATTCCTTCCCCGCCAGCCACCCGCTGTGGTGCGGTCCGCTCGGCTATCAAGGATCGAAAGCAGCCATGAAACTGATCGCCAAGGCCGACGTCGTCGTCGCGCTCGGTTCGCGCCTGGGGCCGTTCGGCACCTTGCCGCAGCACGGCATGGATTACTGGCCGAAGAATGCCAAGATCATCCAGATCGACGCGGACAACAAGATGCTGGGGCTGGTGAAAAAGATTTCGGTCGGCATCTGCGGCGACGCCAAGGCGGCCGCCAAAGCGATTCTTTCCCGCCTCGATGGCAAGACGCTCGACTGCGACGCCACGCGCGACGAGCGCTATGCCACCGTGCAAGCCGAGAAGGCGGCGTGGGAAGAAGAGCTGACGAACTGGACGCACGAAAAAGATGCGTACAGCCTGGACATGATCGAAGAGCAGAAGAAAGAGCCTGGCAGCTATCTGCACCCGCGCCAGGTCTTGCGCGAGCTGGAAAAAGCCATGCCGGAAGACGTGATGGTGTCGACCGACATCGGCAACATCAACTCGGTGGCAAATAGTTACCTGCGCTTTGAAAAGCCGCGCAGCTTCTTTGCGGCGATGAGCTTTGGCAACTGCGGCTACGCCTTCCCGACCATCATCGGCGCCAAGGTTGCCGCGCCGCACCGTCCGGCCGTGTCGTACGCGGGCGACGGCGCCTGGGGCATGAGCTTGATGGAAACGATGACCTGCGTGCGCCACAACATTCCCGTCACGGCCGTGGTGTTCCACAACCGCCAGTGGGGCGCGGAAAAGAAAAACCAGGTCGATTTCTACAACCGCCGTTTCGTGGCCGGTGAACTCGACAACCAGAGCTTTGCCGAGATCGCGCGCGCCATGGGCGCCGAAGGCATCACGGTCGACAAGCTGGAAGACGTGGGTCCGGCCTTGAAGAAAGCGATCGACATGCAGATGAATGAAGGCAAGACCACCATCATCGAAATCATGTGCACGCGCGAGCTGGGCGACCCGTTCCGCCGCGATGCGCTGAGTAAACCTGTGCGTCACCTGGACAAGTATAAAGACTACGTTTGATGTGATGGTGTTGTTGGATTACGCCCT is a window of Janthinobacterium rivuli DNA encoding:
- a CDS encoding porin; its protein translation is MKHTLVAAAVLATFFAGNASAQSSVTVYGLLDAGLTSEHGGADGSVTKLATGVQSGSRIGFKGTEDLGNNLKANFLLENGLDVDTGANRQGALFGRKAYVGLSGGFGAVNLGLQHNPLFTALDNIDPFETGMTGASINLMSVASLRTKNSIMYETPKVNGLSAAVMVGLGEKPDSNTLGRTIDFSIDYANGPLVLTLAHDNRKDTPLNTAKVTLLGGTYDFGPAKLHAAYETDKDDAGTDFRSYMLGASAPVGAAGSVMASYIKKDDRTNARRGGRQLAIGYTYALSKRTNLYTSYGRINNDGAGSNFVGDASSGGSVPLPGHNSSAFTAGMRLKF
- the xsc gene encoding sulfoacetaldehyde acetyltransferase, with amino-acid sequence MTDLSDQKAAAAAIPVGPQKMTPSEAFVETLAANGVTDMFGIMGSAFMDPMDIFAPAGIRLIPVVHEQGAGHMADGYARVSGRHGVVIGQNGPGISNCVTAIAAAYWAHTPVVIITPETGTMSMGLGGFQEANQLPMFEEFTKYQGHVTNPARMAEFTGRCFDRAMSEMGPTQLNIPRDYFYGEIKAEIPKPNRLDRGAGGEQSLNDAAELLAKAKFPVIISGGGVVMGEAIEECKALAERLGAPVVNSYLHNDSFPASHPLWCGPLGYQGSKAAMKLIAKADVVVALGSRLGPFGTLPQHGMDYWPKNAKIIQIDADNKMLGLVKKISVGICGDAKAAAKAILSRLDGKTLDCDATRDERYATVQAEKAAWEEELTNWTHEKDAYSLDMIEEQKKEPGSYLHPRQVLRELEKAMPEDVMVSTDIGNINSVANSYLRFEKPRSFFAAMSFGNCGYAFPTIIGAKVAAPHRPAVSYAGDGAWGMSLMETMTCVRHNIPVTAVVFHNRQWGAEKKNQVDFYNRRFVAGELDNQSFAEIARAMGAEGITVDKLEDVGPALKKAIDMQMNEGKTTIIEIMCTRELGDPFRRDALSKPVRHLDKYKDYV